One region of Alosa alosa isolate M-15738 ecotype Scorff River chromosome 1, AALO_Geno_1.1, whole genome shotgun sequence genomic DNA includes:
- the c1ql3b gene encoding complement C1q-like protein 3b, whose protein sequence is MITTGVFGVVMVLVLVILIPFLVNSAGTSASYEMLGACRMVCDPYGTKSPASASVDTARDNHLIQSPPPYARGPKGDAGRIGRNGPRGQPGPPGPPGPPGEPGPPGLPGPSGESAATNGISAATYNTVPKIAFYAGLKKQHEGYEVLKFDDVVTNLGNHYDPTTGKFTCSIPGIYFFVYHVLMRGGDGTSMWADLCKNNQVRASAIAQDADQNYDYASNSVILHLEPGDEIYIKLDGGKAHGGNNNKYSTFSGFMIYAD, encoded by the exons ATGATCACGACCGGCGTCTTCGGTGTTGTCATGGTACTGGTGCTGGtgattttaatacccttcctgGTAAACTCAGCTGGGACCTCCGCGAGTTATGAAATGCTCGGCGCCTGTAGGATGGTGTGTGATCCGTATGGAACAAAGTCTCCAGCATCTGCTTCAGTCGACACTGCTCGTGACAACCACTTGATCCAGTCTCCACCGCCGTATGCTCGGGGCCCAAAGGGCGATGCAGGGCGCATAGGAAGGAACGGCCCCAGAGGCCAGCCGGGTCCACCGGGTCCACCTGGGCCACCGGGAGAACCAGGACCCCCTGGATTACCTGGACCATCGGGAGAAAGCGCAGCAACCAATGGCATTAGCGCAGCGACATATAACACCGTGCCCAAAATCGCCTTTTACGCAGGGCTTAAAAAACAACACGAGGGGTACGAAGTGTTAAAATTCGACGATGTGGTCACCAATCTTGGCAATCACTATGACCCCACCACGGGCAAATTCACCTGTTCAATTCCAGGAATCTATTTCTTCGTGTACCACGTACTGATGCGCGGAGGTGATGGAACCAGCATGTGGGCTGATCTTTGCAAAAACAATCAG GTTCGGGCGAGCGCAATAGCACAAGATGCTGACCAGAATTACGACTATGCCAGCAATAGTGTAATTCTGCACCTCGAACCCGGTGACGAGATTTACATAAAGCTGGACGGCGGAAAGGCTCACGGTGGGAATAACAACAAGTACAGCACCTTCTCTGGCTTCATGATTTATGCCGATTAA
- the pter gene encoding phosphotriesterase-related protein: MTALSGKVQTVLGLLDPAQLGRTMTHEHLTMTFECSYVSPAPGEELASEAPIEMRNLHWLRQNPYSSHENLLLCQEIEAVREELHYYRRAGGGTIVENTTTGISRNLPAMKQLAKDTGVHIIAGAGYYVDVTHSDQTKKMTVEKLTDIIVSEVLHGADGTDIRCGVIGEIGTSWPITESEKKVLRATAHAQTQLGCPVIIHPGRHTTAPTEVVRILQEAGGDISKTVMSHLDRTIFDYGELLEFAKLGSYLEYDLFGTEMLDYAFNLEIDMPSDSQRVQALSFLVKEGYEDRIVIAHDIHTKNRLMKYGGHGYSHILKSIVPKMLSRGISQNQVDKILIDNPKHWLTFK; encoded by the exons ATGACAGCTTTAAGTGGAAAGGTCCAAACGGTGCTTGGGCTGTTGGATCCAGCCCAGCTGGGCCGCACCATGACCCACGAACACCTGACCATGACCTTCGAGTGCAGCTACGTCTCACCGGCGCCTGGAGAGGAGTTGGCGTCGGAGGCACCCATTGAAATGCGTAATCTGCACTGGCTCCGACAGAACCCATACAGCAGTCACGAAAACCTCTTGCTCTGTCAGGAGATCGAGGCGGTCCGAGAGGAGTTGCACTACTACCGGCGGGCAGGAGGGGGCACCATTGTGGAGAACACGACCACAGGCATCTCGCGGAACCTTCCCGCAATGAAGCAGCTGGCCAAAGACACAGGTGTTCACATCATAGCGGGGGCTGGGTACTACGTTGACGTGACTCATTCGGACCAGACCAAGAAAATGACAGTGGAGAAG CTGACTGACATCATTGTGAGCGAAGTGCTTCATGGCGCGGATGGTACAGACATTCGCTGTGGTGTTATTGGTGAGATTGGTACCAGCTGGCCAATCACAGAGAGCGAGAAAAAGGTGCTGAGGGCCACTGCACATGCTCAGACCCAACTCGGCTGCCCTGTCATCATCCATCCGGGCCGGCACACCACTGCCCCCACAGAGGTGGTGCGCATTCTGCAGGAGGCCGGGGGAGACATCTCCAAAACGGTCATGTCACACCTGGACAG GACCATCTTTGACTATGGTGAGTTGCTGGAATTTGCCAAGCTGGGCAGCTATCTGGAGTATGACCTGTTCGGAACAGAGATGCTGGACTATGCCTTTAACCTGGAGATTGACATGCCCAGCGACAGTCAGAGGGTGCAGGC GTTGTCCTTCCTTGTGAAGGAGGGATACGAAGACCGGATTGTTATCGCACATGACATTCACACTAAGAACCGCTTGATGAAATATGGCGGGCATGGCTACTCTCACATTCTGAAGAGCATTGTGCCCAAGATGCTGTCTAGAGGGATCTCTCAGAACCAAGTGGACAAGATCCTGATCGATAATCCTAAACACTGGCTAACGTTCAAATGA